The genomic stretch ATCTGCTAATGGTTCAGCACCTATTCCGTAAATTACACCCTCTCCATATTCCGTGGTGGAATAAAATACTATTCTGTAATGATCCAGAAAAACAGCGTTAGGATACCATTGTTTATATTCTTCATATCCTTCTTCTTTTATCTCTTCGATTGCTTCGTAAATTTTTTCGAATGCATCTTCATAATTATTAAATTTTCCATTTAGTTCTCCATAAGGAATAAATATCGGTTCCCCTACTCGTGGTGTCAAATATTTTAATCCATAATATTTAGCAATATCATGTAGGTTCACATCCATAACAGTTTTCAAGGTCACTCTCATTTTTTCTGGTAAATGATCTATGTGATATATCTTCTCTTTTCCTCTTCTTAAAATTGGCATTAGGTATATGTAACAAATTATAAAAATAAAATTACGCTATTTGAATCATGTGAATACAAATGATATAGTAATCTTGACACTCCTTGAACTTTCTATTTTACTTACAGCTTCTCAAACAGTTAGATTACTGACACAAAGATATTATTTACCATCGATCTTCGCGGAGTTGATAGTTGGTATAATTCTTAGTCCTTACGCTGTAGGTGGAATTATAAATGGAATATTTAAGGTAAATCTATTTGATATAAATTCCTATTTAACACTATTTGCAAACTTCTCGGTAATTTTGCTGATTTTTGCTGCAGGTTTGTCACATGGCTATAAAAATTTAAAATCGTCTGGATTTCTAGGTTTTCTAGCTGCAACATTTGGGGCTGTTATACCAACTATTTTAGTTTACTTTACCTTTAGTGTAATTTATCCTTCTCAAGTTTCCGCATTGATGGGTGCTGCTAGTGCTGCTACAAGCCTAGCTGCTACTTCATCAATAATAGAAGATTTCAAATTATATAGAAGAAATTTCGCCAGAATAGTTATATCAGCAGCAGCAATAGATGATGTAGTCTCCTTAATAATTCTTTCTGTTGTGCTAGAAATATTAAGTATAAAAATTCTATCATTCATAACAATTTTCTATAATATTTCATTAACTATAATTTCCTGGGTAATAATTCTATTTCTCTCAATAATTATAATTCCTCGAATTTTGAAATACATAAGAGATGATCTAGTTAA from Sulfolobus sp. S-194 encodes the following:
- a CDS encoding cation:proton antiporter, which gives rise to MNTNDIVILTLLELSILLTASQTVRLLTQRYYLPSIFAELIVGIILSPYAVGGIINGIFKVNLFDINSYLTLFANFSVILLIFAAGLSHGYKNLKSSGFLGFLAATFGAVIPTILVYFTFSVIYPSQVSALMGAASAATSLAATSSIIEDFKLYRRNFARIVISAAAIDDVVSLIILSVVLEILSIKILSFITIFYNISLTIISWVIILFLSIIIIPRILKYIRDDLVNDVSLVILFLVVFLMILLGFEPIIAAFIVGIAIAESVKSSRITSFTSSLLAIFGPVFFIYVGMETPISIFINVDDVLLGLLMTFLAITGKIAGIFPFAFLYTKDLKESFLASVGMLPRGEVGLIIATLGLSSAILDINQFSQIVIMALLTTILGGSLFSYLVRKWILERSA